Proteins encoded in a region of the Drosophila busckii strain San Diego stock center, stock number 13000-0081.31 chromosome 2L, ASM1175060v1, whole genome shotgun sequence genome:
- the LOC108608474 gene encoding sodium-dependent nutrient amino acid transporter 1 isoform X3: MKTTTDRAGNMKSTQQNAAFVGDDGQSNASTLPMSQPDSDVSQELGKVNGAATDAGAGAGREERDTWGKGVEFLMSCIAMSVGLGNVWRFPFTALDNGGGAFLIPYLIVLFLIGKPIYYLEMVIGQFSSRGSVKVFDLCPAMKGVGVGQGFQVFMLATYYASLVAIFCRYFVDSFHSPLPWATCRAEWGENCIDSSPTASASTANNWMGALNPTQTNDSDRLISSSELYYVKEVLREKEQIADGIGLPNWELVVGLFVAWASIFLIIRRGVKSSGKASYFLALFPYVIMGVLLVRAVTLPGSLNGIYYFIKPNWGKILDPKVWYAAVTQCFYSLSVCFGNIIMYASFNKFGHNVHRDATIVTALDTATSLLAGFTIFGILGHLAHEIGTDDIGKVVKGGAGLAFISYPDAIAKFKQLPQIFSVLFFLMLFVLGIGSNIAMTSCTVTAIRDRFPNFKQWQCSLLIAVLSFSIGLIYITPGGQYMLTLVDFFGASMIALVLGIAELYTIGWIYGTDRLCKDIEFMLGRKVGLYWRLCWGVFTPLIMTIILIYFYATYEPITYNDQLFPTWAYGIGWAITAFGIMQLPLWMFVAIVRDPGVTLSEKIRGAFRPKKNWGPSDPLLREQYNKQIEHELMPKRGKGFWSSIKQNIFG, from the exons ATGAAAACAACTACAG ATCGAGCGGGAAACATGAAATCAACGCAACAAAACGCAGCCTTCGTGGGCGACGATGGGCAAAGCAACGCTAGCACATTGCCAATGTCG CAGCCGGACTCGGATGTGAGCCAGGAGTTGGGAAAGGTGAACGGGGCGGCAACGGATGCGGGTGCGGGTGCGGGTCGCGAGGAGCGCGACACCTGGGGCAAGGGTGTGGAGTTTCTAATGTCCTGCATTGCGATGTCCGTCGGCCTGGGCAATGTGTGGCGTTTCCCCTTCACAGCTCTGGACAATGGCGGGGGCGCATTCCTCATACCATACCTCATAGTGCTCTTCCTAATTGGCAAGCCCATTTACTATCTGGAAATGGTAATTGGCCAGTTTTCCAGCCGCGGTTCCGTAAAGGTATTCGATTTGTGCCCAGCTATGAAAG GTGTTGGCGTCGGCCAGGGATTCCAGGTGTTCATGCTAGCCACATACTACGCTTCACTGGTGGCCATCTTTTGTCGATATTTCGTTGACTCGTTCCACAGTCCGTTGCCCTGGGCAACGTGCCGTGCCGAGTGGGGAGAGAACTGCATCGACTCATCAccaacagcatcagcatccACTGCAAATAATTGGATGGGCGCACTAAATCCAACTCAAACTAACGACTCAGATCGACTTATATCCAGCTCGGAATTATACTATGT CAAGGAGGTGCTGCGCGAAAAGGAGCAGATTGCTGATGGCATTGGCTTGCCCAACTGGGAGTTGGTCGTGGGTCTCTTTGTGGCCTGGGCCAGCATCTTCCTCATCATTCGTCGCGGCGTCAAGAGTTCCGGCAAGGCCTCCTACTTCCTGGCGCTCTTCCCCTACGTCATCATGGGCGTGCTCCTGGTGCGCGCAGTCACGCTGCCAGGCTCGCTGAACGGCATTTACTACTTCATCAAGCCCAACTGGGGCAAGATCCTGGATCCCAAGGTGTGGTATGCCGCCGTCACTCAATGCTTCTAttcgctgtctgtctgctttGGCAACATCATTATGTACGCCTCGTTCAACAAGTTCGGACACAATGTGCATCGAGATGCGACAATTGTAACCGCCTTGGATACGGCCACCTCACTGCTGGCAGGCTTTACAATCTTTGGCATTCTGGGACACTTGGCTCATGAGATTGGCACCGATGACATTGGCAAGGTGGTCAAGGGCGGCGCTGGCTTGGCCTTCATCTCGTATCCGGATGCCATAGCCAAGtttaagcagctgccgcaAATCTTCTCCGTATTGTTCTTCCTCATGCTCTTTGTGCTGGGCATTGGCTCCAACATAGCCATGACCTCCTGCACTGTGACCGCCATACGTGATCGTTTTCCCAACTTCAAGCAGTGGCAGTGTTCGCTACTCATTGCCGTGCTGAGCTTTTCCATTGGCCTCATCTATATTACACCG GGTGGTCAGTATATGCTCACGTTGGTGGACTTCTTTGGCGCCTCAATGATAGCCTTGGTCTTGGGCATTGCCGAGCTTTACACCATTGGCTGGATCTATGGCACCGATCGTCTCTGCAAGGACATTGAGTTCATGTTGGGCCGCAAGGTCGGACTTTACTGGCGTCTATGCTGGGGCGTCTTTACTCCGCTCATCATGACCATTATTCTGATCTATTTCTATGCCACATATGAGCCGATTACCTACAACGATCAACTGTTTCCCACCTGGGCTTATG gCATTGGATGGGCTATTACGGCTTTTGGCATTATGCAACTGCCGCTTTGGATGTTTGTGGCCATTGTGCGTGATCCTGGCGTTACGTTATCGGAGAAAATACGCGGAGCCTTCCGTCCCAAGAAGAACTGGGGTCCCAGCGATCCTCTGCTGCGTGAACagtacaacaaacaaattgagcaTGAGCTGATGCCCAAGCGTGGCAAAGGCTTTTGGTCTAGCATTAAGCAGAATATTTTTGGTTAA
- the LOC108602780 gene encoding protein rolling stone: MQAFYLKEFQEFNAIFEFKTSREPTAVEHLMDTPEERRQEPLRFKHEFRWRHFGLAHHALEDFHRSQWQKEATSRWFLIYRWAMALFFIIGLVSYMSHYFLEGHWFLYLTHWGFFLCSITSLSAAIFVTIYHFNPDKMVTRHCLIRCYWVCYWTNLIISHVISITYWIFVFPTQKMETDLPKWLVMGFNVLVHGVPVVLFTVDHMLVAHPTRLLHFVYPMGFGWLYGAFAYVYYLCGGVDITGKVYLYAILDFRQPGEAVLMIVYLSILLIFCHVLQYGVYRLRVYIAHKLGKLQ; this comes from the exons ATGCAagcgttttatttaaaag AGTTCcaagaatttaatgcaatttttgagTTCAAAACAAGCCGAGAGCCAACAGCAGTGGAACACCTGATGGATACACCAGAGGAGCGCCGTCAAGAGCCGCTGCGCTTTAAGCACGAATTTCGCTGGCGTCACTTTGGCCTGGCACATCATGCACTCGAGGACTTTCATAGATCACAA TGGCAAAAGGAAGCTACTTCCCGTTGGTTTCTCATCTATCGCTGGGCCATGGCTCTGTTCTTCATCATTGGCTTGGTCAGTTACATGTCGCATTATTTCCTGGAAGGCCATTGGTTTCTCTATTTAACGCACTGGGGTTTCTTTCTTTGTTCCATAACCAGCCTAAGTGCTGCGATATTTGTTACTATATATCATTTTAATCCTGACAAAATGG TTACAAGGCATTGTCTAATCAGATGCTACTGGGTGTGCTACTGGACAAACCTGATTATTTCCCACGTTATATCCATTACCTATTGGATCTTTGTTTTTCCCACACAAAAAATGGAAACGGATTTGCCCAAGTGGCTTGTCATGGGCTTCAACGTATTGGTGCATGGTGTACCGGTGGTGCTCTTTACCGTTGATCATATGCTGGTGGCACATCCAACGCGTCTGCTTCATTTTGTCTACCCAATGGGCTTTGGTTGGCTCTACGGCGCATTTGCCTATGTGTATTATTTGTGTGGTGGCGTGGATAT AACCGGTAAGGTATATCTCTATGCTATACTGGACTTTCGACAGCCGGGAGAGGCGGTGCTCATGATTGTCTATTTGAGCATTCTACTGATCTTTTGTCACGTATTGCAGTATGGAGTCTATCGGCTGAGAGTCTATATAGCCCACAAGCTTGGCAAATTGCAGTAG
- the LOC108608474 gene encoding sodium-dependent nutrient amino acid transporter 1 isoform X1, with protein MKTTTDRAGNMKSTQQNAAFVGDDGQSNASTLPMSSLPSQQQPDSDVSQELGKVNGAATDAGAGAGREERDTWGKGVEFLMSCIAMSVGLGNVWRFPFTALDNGGGAFLIPYLIVLFLIGKPIYYLEMVIGQFSSRGSVKVFDLCPAMKGVGVGQGFQVFMLATYYASLVAIFCRYFVDSFHSPLPWATCRAEWGENCIDSSPTASASTANNWMGALNPTQTNDSDRLISSSELYYVKEVLREKEQIADGIGLPNWELVVGLFVAWASIFLIIRRGVKSSGKASYFLALFPYVIMGVLLVRAVTLPGSLNGIYYFIKPNWGKILDPKVWYAAVTQCFYSLSVCFGNIIMYASFNKFGHNVHRDATIVTALDTATSLLAGFTIFGILGHLAHEIGTDDIGKVVKGGAGLAFISYPDAIAKFKQLPQIFSVLFFLMLFVLGIGSNIAMTSCTVTAIRDRFPNFKQWQCSLLIAVLSFSIGLIYITPGGQYMLTLVDFFGASMIALVLGIAELYTIGWIYGTDRLCKDIEFMLGRKVGLYWRLCWGVFTPLIMTIILIYFYATYEPITYNDQLFPTWAYGIGWAITAFGIMQLPLWMFVAIVRDPGVTLSEKIRGAFRPKKNWGPSDPLLREQYNKQIEHELMPKRGKGFWSSIKQNIFG; from the exons ATGAAAACAACTACAG ATCGAGCGGGAAACATGAAATCAACGCAACAAAACGCAGCCTTCGTGGGCGACGATGGGCAAAGCAACGCTAGCACATTGCCAATGTCG TCGCTACCATCACAACAGCAGCCGGACTCGGATGTGAGCCAGGAGTTGGGAAAGGTGAACGGGGCGGCAACGGATGCGGGTGCGGGTGCGGGTCGCGAGGAGCGCGACACCTGGGGCAAGGGTGTGGAGTTTCTAATGTCCTGCATTGCGATGTCCGTCGGCCTGGGCAATGTGTGGCGTTTCCCCTTCACAGCTCTGGACAATGGCGGGGGCGCATTCCTCATACCATACCTCATAGTGCTCTTCCTAATTGGCAAGCCCATTTACTATCTGGAAATGGTAATTGGCCAGTTTTCCAGCCGCGGTTCCGTAAAGGTATTCGATTTGTGCCCAGCTATGAAAG GTGTTGGCGTCGGCCAGGGATTCCAGGTGTTCATGCTAGCCACATACTACGCTTCACTGGTGGCCATCTTTTGTCGATATTTCGTTGACTCGTTCCACAGTCCGTTGCCCTGGGCAACGTGCCGTGCCGAGTGGGGAGAGAACTGCATCGACTCATCAccaacagcatcagcatccACTGCAAATAATTGGATGGGCGCACTAAATCCAACTCAAACTAACGACTCAGATCGACTTATATCCAGCTCGGAATTATACTATGT CAAGGAGGTGCTGCGCGAAAAGGAGCAGATTGCTGATGGCATTGGCTTGCCCAACTGGGAGTTGGTCGTGGGTCTCTTTGTGGCCTGGGCCAGCATCTTCCTCATCATTCGTCGCGGCGTCAAGAGTTCCGGCAAGGCCTCCTACTTCCTGGCGCTCTTCCCCTACGTCATCATGGGCGTGCTCCTGGTGCGCGCAGTCACGCTGCCAGGCTCGCTGAACGGCATTTACTACTTCATCAAGCCCAACTGGGGCAAGATCCTGGATCCCAAGGTGTGGTATGCCGCCGTCACTCAATGCTTCTAttcgctgtctgtctgctttGGCAACATCATTATGTACGCCTCGTTCAACAAGTTCGGACACAATGTGCATCGAGATGCGACAATTGTAACCGCCTTGGATACGGCCACCTCACTGCTGGCAGGCTTTACAATCTTTGGCATTCTGGGACACTTGGCTCATGAGATTGGCACCGATGACATTGGCAAGGTGGTCAAGGGCGGCGCTGGCTTGGCCTTCATCTCGTATCCGGATGCCATAGCCAAGtttaagcagctgccgcaAATCTTCTCCGTATTGTTCTTCCTCATGCTCTTTGTGCTGGGCATTGGCTCCAACATAGCCATGACCTCCTGCACTGTGACCGCCATACGTGATCGTTTTCCCAACTTCAAGCAGTGGCAGTGTTCGCTACTCATTGCCGTGCTGAGCTTTTCCATTGGCCTCATCTATATTACACCG GGTGGTCAGTATATGCTCACGTTGGTGGACTTCTTTGGCGCCTCAATGATAGCCTTGGTCTTGGGCATTGCCGAGCTTTACACCATTGGCTGGATCTATGGCACCGATCGTCTCTGCAAGGACATTGAGTTCATGTTGGGCCGCAAGGTCGGACTTTACTGGCGTCTATGCTGGGGCGTCTTTACTCCGCTCATCATGACCATTATTCTGATCTATTTCTATGCCACATATGAGCCGATTACCTACAACGATCAACTGTTTCCCACCTGGGCTTATG gCATTGGATGGGCTATTACGGCTTTTGGCATTATGCAACTGCCGCTTTGGATGTTTGTGGCCATTGTGCGTGATCCTGGCGTTACGTTATCGGAGAAAATACGCGGAGCCTTCCGTCCCAAGAAGAACTGGGGTCCCAGCGATCCTCTGCTGCGTGAACagtacaacaaacaaattgagcaTGAGCTGATGCCCAAGCGTGGCAAAGGCTTTTGGTCTAGCATTAAGCAGAATATTTTTGGTTAA
- the LOC108608474 gene encoding sodium-dependent nutrient amino acid transporter 1 isoform X2: MKTTTDRAGNMKSTQQNAAFVGDDGQSNASTLPMSSLPSQQQPDSDVSQELGKVNGAATDAGAGAGREERDTWGKGVEFLMSCIAMSVGLGNVWRFPFTALDNGGGAFLIPYLIVLFLIGKPIYYLEMVIGQFSSRGSVKVFDLCPAMKGVGIGQVISISFVTTYYVAIMGITLYYFYDSFRTPLPWSECQPAWGAHCVASSLGNTSISMSMSSPLSSLDPQQQPVASAELYFLKEVLREKEQIADGIGLPNWELVVGLFVAWASIFLIIRRGVKSSGKASYFLALFPYVIMGVLLVRAVTLPGSLNGIYYFIKPNWGKILDPKVWYAAVTQCFYSLSVCFGNIIMYASFNKFGHNVHRDATIVTALDTATSLLAGFTIFGILGHLAHEIGTDDIGKVVKGGAGLAFISYPDAIAKFKQLPQIFSVLFFLMLFVLGIGSNIAMTSCTVTAIRDRFPNFKQWQCSLLIAVLSFSIGLIYITPGGQYMLTLVDFFGASMIALVLGIAELYTIGWIYGTDRLCKDIEFMLGRKVGLYWRLCWGVFTPLIMTIILIYFYATYEPITYNDQLFPTWAYGIGWAITAFGIMQLPLWMFVAIVRDPGVTLSEKIRGAFRPKKNWGPSDPLLREQYNKQIEHELMPKRGKGFWSSIKQNIFG, encoded by the exons ATGAAAACAACTACAG ATCGAGCGGGAAACATGAAATCAACGCAACAAAACGCAGCCTTCGTGGGCGACGATGGGCAAAGCAACGCTAGCACATTGCCAATGTCG TCGCTACCATCACAACAGCAGCCGGACTCGGATGTGAGCCAGGAGTTGGGAAAGGTGAACGGGGCGGCAACGGATGCGGGTGCGGGTGCGGGTCGCGAGGAGCGCGACACCTGGGGCAAGGGTGTGGAGTTTCTAATGTCCTGCATTGCGATGTCCGTCGGCCTGGGCAATGTGTGGCGTTTCCCCTTCACAGCTCTGGACAATGGCGGGGGCGCATTCCTCATACCATACCTCATAGTGCTCTTCCTAATTGGCAAGCCCATTTACTATCTGGAAATGGTAATTGGCCAGTTTTCCAGCCGCGGTTCCGTAAAGGTATTCGATTTGTGCCCAGCTATGAAAG GCGTCGGCATTGGACAGGTGATATCTATTTCATTTGTTACGACCTACTACGTTGCCATCATGGGCATAACGCTTTATTACTTTTACGACTCGTTTCGCACGCCGTTGCCCTGGTCCGAGTGTCAGCCGGCTTGGGGCGCACACTGTGTGGCATCCAGTCTGGGCAACACCAGCATCAGCATGAGCATGAGCTCCCCTCTGAGCAGCCTGGAcccgcaacagcagccagtCGCATCCGCCGAGTTGTACTTTCT CAAGGAGGTGCTGCGCGAAAAGGAGCAGATTGCTGATGGCATTGGCTTGCCCAACTGGGAGTTGGTCGTGGGTCTCTTTGTGGCCTGGGCCAGCATCTTCCTCATCATTCGTCGCGGCGTCAAGAGTTCCGGCAAGGCCTCCTACTTCCTGGCGCTCTTCCCCTACGTCATCATGGGCGTGCTCCTGGTGCGCGCAGTCACGCTGCCAGGCTCGCTGAACGGCATTTACTACTTCATCAAGCCCAACTGGGGCAAGATCCTGGATCCCAAGGTGTGGTATGCCGCCGTCACTCAATGCTTCTAttcgctgtctgtctgctttGGCAACATCATTATGTACGCCTCGTTCAACAAGTTCGGACACAATGTGCATCGAGATGCGACAATTGTAACCGCCTTGGATACGGCCACCTCACTGCTGGCAGGCTTTACAATCTTTGGCATTCTGGGACACTTGGCTCATGAGATTGGCACCGATGACATTGGCAAGGTGGTCAAGGGCGGCGCTGGCTTGGCCTTCATCTCGTATCCGGATGCCATAGCCAAGtttaagcagctgccgcaAATCTTCTCCGTATTGTTCTTCCTCATGCTCTTTGTGCTGGGCATTGGCTCCAACATAGCCATGACCTCCTGCACTGTGACCGCCATACGTGATCGTTTTCCCAACTTCAAGCAGTGGCAGTGTTCGCTACTCATTGCCGTGCTGAGCTTTTCCATTGGCCTCATCTATATTACACCG GGTGGTCAGTATATGCTCACGTTGGTGGACTTCTTTGGCGCCTCAATGATAGCCTTGGTCTTGGGCATTGCCGAGCTTTACACCATTGGCTGGATCTATGGCACCGATCGTCTCTGCAAGGACATTGAGTTCATGTTGGGCCGCAAGGTCGGACTTTACTGGCGTCTATGCTGGGGCGTCTTTACTCCGCTCATCATGACCATTATTCTGATCTATTTCTATGCCACATATGAGCCGATTACCTACAACGATCAACTGTTTCCCACCTGGGCTTATG gCATTGGATGGGCTATTACGGCTTTTGGCATTATGCAACTGCCGCTTTGGATGTTTGTGGCCATTGTGCGTGATCCTGGCGTTACGTTATCGGAGAAAATACGCGGAGCCTTCCGTCCCAAGAAGAACTGGGGTCCCAGCGATCCTCTGCTGCGTGAACagtacaacaaacaaattgagcaTGAGCTGATGCCCAAGCGTGGCAAAGGCTTTTGGTCTAGCATTAAGCAGAATATTTTTGGTTAA
- the LOC108608474 gene encoding sodium-dependent nutrient amino acid transporter 1 isoform X4 gives MRTRTFGIIKGVGVGQGFQVFMLATYYASLVAIFCRYFVDSFHSPLPWATCRAEWGENCIDSSPTASASTANNWMGALNPTQTNDSDRLISSSELYYVKEVLREKEQIADGIGLPNWELVVGLFVAWASIFLIIRRGVKSSGKASYFLALFPYVIMGVLLVRAVTLPGSLNGIYYFIKPNWGKILDPKVWYAAVTQCFYSLSVCFGNIIMYASFNKFGHNVHRDATIVTALDTATSLLAGFTIFGILGHLAHEIGTDDIGKVVKGGAGLAFISYPDAIAKFKQLPQIFSVLFFLMLFVLGIGSNIAMTSCTVTAIRDRFPNFKQWQCSLLIAVLSFSIGLIYITPGGQYMLTLVDFFGASMIALVLGIAELYTIGWIYGTDRLCKDIEFMLGRKVGLYWRLCWGVFTPLIMTIILIYFYATYEPITYNDQLFPTWAYGIGWAITAFGIMQLPLWMFVAIVRDPGVTLSEKIRGAFRPKKNWGPSDPLLREQYNKQIEHELMPKRGKGFWSSIKQNIFG, from the exons ATGCGAACGCGAACATTTGGCATTATCAAAGGTGTTGGCGTCGGCCAGGGATTCCAGGTGTTCATGCTAGCCACATACTACGCTTCACTGGTGGCCATCTTTTGTCGATATTTCGTTGACTCGTTCCACAGTCCGTTGCCCTGGGCAACGTGCCGTGCCGAGTGGGGAGAGAACTGCATCGACTCATCAccaacagcatcagcatccACTGCAAATAATTGGATGGGCGCACTAAATCCAACTCAAACTAACGACTCAGATCGACTTATATCCAGCTCGGAATTATACTATGT CAAGGAGGTGCTGCGCGAAAAGGAGCAGATTGCTGATGGCATTGGCTTGCCCAACTGGGAGTTGGTCGTGGGTCTCTTTGTGGCCTGGGCCAGCATCTTCCTCATCATTCGTCGCGGCGTCAAGAGTTCCGGCAAGGCCTCCTACTTCCTGGCGCTCTTCCCCTACGTCATCATGGGCGTGCTCCTGGTGCGCGCAGTCACGCTGCCAGGCTCGCTGAACGGCATTTACTACTTCATCAAGCCCAACTGGGGCAAGATCCTGGATCCCAAGGTGTGGTATGCCGCCGTCACTCAATGCTTCTAttcgctgtctgtctgctttGGCAACATCATTATGTACGCCTCGTTCAACAAGTTCGGACACAATGTGCATCGAGATGCGACAATTGTAACCGCCTTGGATACGGCCACCTCACTGCTGGCAGGCTTTACAATCTTTGGCATTCTGGGACACTTGGCTCATGAGATTGGCACCGATGACATTGGCAAGGTGGTCAAGGGCGGCGCTGGCTTGGCCTTCATCTCGTATCCGGATGCCATAGCCAAGtttaagcagctgccgcaAATCTTCTCCGTATTGTTCTTCCTCATGCTCTTTGTGCTGGGCATTGGCTCCAACATAGCCATGACCTCCTGCACTGTGACCGCCATACGTGATCGTTTTCCCAACTTCAAGCAGTGGCAGTGTTCGCTACTCATTGCCGTGCTGAGCTTTTCCATTGGCCTCATCTATATTACACCG GGTGGTCAGTATATGCTCACGTTGGTGGACTTCTTTGGCGCCTCAATGATAGCCTTGGTCTTGGGCATTGCCGAGCTTTACACCATTGGCTGGATCTATGGCACCGATCGTCTCTGCAAGGACATTGAGTTCATGTTGGGCCGCAAGGTCGGACTTTACTGGCGTCTATGCTGGGGCGTCTTTACTCCGCTCATCATGACCATTATTCTGATCTATTTCTATGCCACATATGAGCCGATTACCTACAACGATCAACTGTTTCCCACCTGGGCTTATG gCATTGGATGGGCTATTACGGCTTTTGGCATTATGCAACTGCCGCTTTGGATGTTTGTGGCCATTGTGCGTGATCCTGGCGTTACGTTATCGGAGAAAATACGCGGAGCCTTCCGTCCCAAGAAGAACTGGGGTCCCAGCGATCCTCTGCTGCGTGAACagtacaacaaacaaattgagcaTGAGCTGATGCCCAAGCGTGGCAAAGGCTTTTGGTCTAGCATTAAGCAGAATATTTTTGGTTAA